The genomic stretch TTGCAGGGGTGGGGAACATCCACTAttagaattaaaagaaattgaTCTTCATTTAGCTCTAATAAAGCTTATTAGTAATTGTTGGGTATTCACCTTCTGGTCTGGCAGTAGTGGATTACTCTGAAGTGAATTCAAATGGCCATTGATGAGAGCTGTAGGTCTATCATGTTCACAAAATAAACTGCCATTGATGTAGTGAAACCGATCTCCGGGGACCAGGCGATTCCGGCAGGTAGAGCATGTAAAACactgaggaggggaagagacAGCGAGTGAGACCACAGCACAAATTAAGTACGCTGCAGGTTTGAAAATTACACTTCAGAGACCGCGAGTGAGTTGAGATACGGAGCTGCTTGCTTTCGAGTAGCTCCAAATATGGCATTCGTCTTACCTGTTGGGACTGTGCAGTACATAACTCAAGTACAGTTTTACCGATTACAAGGGAACAAAGCTACACGTTAAGGGAAGCTTTATAATATATACTCATATTTCCAGTTactgctttgcatttcattCCCAAGCAGATGCAGATTCCATACTCAGGAAGCAGGGCAGCACTAATCAGCCGCTGAGTAAAAACACACCGAAAAAGCCCCTCACCTTCAGATGATACACGTTGCCCTGTGCCCTCATGACCAGCTCACTAGCAGGAATGGACTGTCCACAGGCACTGCAAGCACCACTATTTCCAAATAACCTGAAAGAGAGGTGATGATCATGAATAATTTAATACACAGGAGGCTCCGAGCGTTTTTGCGCATCACTGCAATGGTTTATTACACAACTATTTCAGACTTCTGACCCCCGCCTTCCAACTTGCTTACATGTCGTAATATGAAAAAGTGTGTTCTTGTGTAACAACTGGGAGCTTCACCCCACCTCGGATGTGGTTGCAGGGGATTTAATCAGAAATATTGACTTACACCTCTGGAAACACAGACAATTCTGTACTACACACATTTGATCAGATTACTGGGTTCATCATAAAAAATAAACGATACAATTCATGACTCGAGTTTAAATGCATTGTGTCCTTGAAATTATATGAAGAACTCTTTTGTACTTTAATCATATCTTGAGATATgagtcatcaaaagggttaagAGGATTTGATTGTATATCTAAGAAGACATCATGCTCAGTGTATTGAAACTCCAGTAAACCTCCATCAGTGCAGAGTTTCCATTAGAAACTCTCTGCTATCCAGGTTGATATATAATGTGTATGGGTTAACCTTTTCAATCATGGTGTCAACACTTTAGATTTGCCTCTGCTCATCTCTTTCATCCTaaccttctctctctcttgaTAATGAAATGCTTGCTCCAACTTCCCTCTATCTGCTCCTGAGTCCACAATTTAGATTACTTCATCTCTGCTAGCAACAAACTGAATGAAATTTCGATTTGAGCAGAAAGTAATTTACCGGGATCTGGACCCATTTGTCATCATATCTCTCTGGGTGTTTGCTGTATCACTGCAGTTTTCCTATGCAATCAAATGAGACCACAACATCTgccattgggggggggggggggggggggcacacgcagtgggggaagggggaaagaggCACAAGAGTggtgaagaaaaatatatacataattCTTCAGTCCATTTAAAGGCACAACGCATCGATTCCAACTAGAATACAATAACCATTATCGAGTTCCACCTCTACAGGCTGCGGCCGCTGGAATTAGAAGCCCTTTATTTGCTCTTGCGCGCATCTGTAATacacacaaatatttattaagACTACCACAGTCATCCCCCAgtaaggaagggaagggaacaAGCTGGCAGGGTCACGGGCCCGCCTTTCTGCACCATGTAAAACACGGTAATAGGATTTACAAATTAGCGTATTGGTGtcataataaatattaatatttgcaTCTCCTTCCTGTCCAAATAAAGTCATAAAATTCTGGTTGTgtcaacccaggacacacattACAACAGAATGCCCGCAATCTGAATGACTGCGGAGGGCCTCTctataaaaataattgctttgaATTTTCAGGATCCGAGCTTGCAGAGGAGGCTTGTCATGTTCAAACTACTAATTTGCTGTCGCCACTTTATTGAAAATAGCCTGTAAGTTGTTATTAAATGTATCGACTGAACGACAGAGAGAGTAGTAAAACTGCCCCTTAAGATGGCTTTTAATAGGAAGCTGAGAAACAAATTTTGCAGCAGCATCGATTTGAAGAGTTCAATCAAAACTCCATTTCAAAACTAATTAGTCTGAGATCCACGACACATTGACACGTTCTTGCAGAATCACGGTGGCTACAAAGGAAAAGCCGAACTAAAGCACTGCCAGGACCTCCAGCCAAAGGGACTAAAGTGGCTGGAAACCAAGGGCCCAGTATGAGGGCATCTTCCAGACCAGGGCCAGTTGGGAGTAGTTACATGACAGGAGTACTGAGGTGACTTCCAGAGCTTTACCATAACGCGTTCTCCTGCCTCCATTGTTCCTGGAACTGAAGTTGGCACAGGGCGCACGGGGAGCACTGTGAGCGGAGGCAGCGAGGCACGGTGGCTTTTCTAGAGCCAAGACCCCAAACACGCAGGGTAAGGTGTTACCCAAACACAAGAGTAACCCACCCACTGCAAGGAAACAAACAACTGGTCCGAGAGAACCCAAACCTGGCAAGCAGCCTCTCTTAAGCCCTCGTACACCACCCAACACAGCCTTCGGAATACTGATCTCACCGCACTACTTGTCTTCATTAAGCATGCATTTGTTacacagctcagctctctctGGCTGGAAGTGGTCGTACACCTTGAATGTCTGTGAGTTCTAATAAATGCAGTCAAACTAATCCAGGGGCTTTCCACACATCTTAGGTTTTTCCCCAAGCACGTTTCTGAACAGTTCTGGGAAGTCACGTCAGCTGAATCTCCTACTAAAATTCCTAAAAATCAGTTGCAAAGTCAGGACACTTTTCCACTGCTTTGTATTATTTACCAGGAAAATGGagcttattttccttctctcctgttATGAATGGTTTTGGTCTGTGATACCATTAACAGGAAAaaggttttctcttttaaatacaAGGTTATTCCTCCTTCCCGGTAAAGGAAGTCTTCCACAGTAACTATTCCTTACTGAAAAAGTTGTTTCACATGGTTTCTGCGAGGCTGGAGAGCTAATTATCTAACCAGGGGGACTGTCCAGGACAGTATTTGATTTAAAAGGCTTGAGGCTTTAGGTGCTCAATTAAGTAGCTATCGGTCTCGGACTGGACTTTAATGGGCTCTTTTCTCTTTAACTGCAGCAATGGGTAGAGATACCCCAGGTCAGGCTAATTAAAGCCAGGGGACTCTTTAATTGTGATGACAGAATTGGTTTCAGTTTCCTCTTTGGGTCCTCAGTCCAAGAAGGTCATTAATATTTCAACATTTGGGCAATGCAATCAATCACAAACATCAAGAGGTTCCCTATGCAGACAAGGCAGCTCTTCTGCACTTAGCAGCATTTTACTGAGCCACCTTAAATCAACTGCTGTGTGGTTCCAGCACGGCATTCCCCACACCCTCAGCACAAAAACACtcctgggttttggggtggattgggtttgggtttgagAACTTTGAGAGGAGTGGGAACGAAACAGCAGGAAACCCTTCCAGCCCCGTTTCCCGTCTTGCTGCTCAGAATTCAGTACCAGCAGAAACACATCTCCAGCAACTTAAACTTAACAAGGTTCCAGTTCCTTCCAAAACTGCGGAGACAGACTGAAGCGCTGCGACTCCTGCACAACACGGTGCGCATTTGTGCCCACAAACGTCTATCCGAGCCCTCGCAAAGAGAAATGCACATCCAGACCTACTGATCCAGAAGCAATTGGTGTGTCTGTACATTCCCTATATTTAATCTACATTCTGCACCGGCTGTATTAAATGTAACAAAGAAAGGCAACACAGAAATTACGCCTGGAGCCAAGTCCATTAAAGGTACTTCAGAATAACTAGAGCCCAAGCACCTTAAAAGCACCAGAAGCTATTGATACTTAAAAGGGGGGCTGTGCATAATGGCAAGTGCTGCAttagagaaggggaaggaaagggaaaaaaaaacatccaaATTACGCTTGGTTAATTCAGAGTAACAGATCTGCCCCCAAGTGAATTGGAGGCCTTGAATTAATTCTGTTATGACAAATCAAGATAAACGTTCCCCCTAAATTGCATGcgatttaattaatttttgagatcctggtggttttttttctctcctagcTAATAGTTCACATGCTCCTGTGCTGTCATTGTGCTTGAGTGGGCAGACTTCAAAGTGATATTAAATAACCAACTATTAGATTTACCTAGCACGTCCTATTGGAAAAGTGCCATTTAATTACCTAGCCTGTTCAATTAAAGGGACAGCATTCCCTGAATATAGCAGCTTGCCGCTGATTACCAGGGAAATGAACCCGCTGCCTGCCGGCCCCTCCGCGCGCTGCGGGACTGGGGGTGCCCCGCGGCCGGGCCCCGCGCACCCGCCGAGGGACCGGGTGCTGCCCCTTTAAGACGCGCCCGGGcagccccccccggccccccttCCCCACCACTCCCTGCTCGCTCTTAGAGGCCAATTTTGttaattaaatgttttgtttgcGACGCGGCTCTCATTCATTTCGGACACGTCATTGCGAGCAGATCTAAGCCAGGGACCAGATCTCATTAGATAAAACCTATCAGAACTAAGAGAAAATGGAGGAGACACTAATTAAAGCTTTTAATTGTGCGGATTCGCTGCCACGCTGCTGCTTTATCTGGCATCCTAAGGTTGGGAGGGCTCCgctctgctcccctccctgcGAGCGCGCTGCTCGCCCTCGGGAGGGCGGGAGGGGAAGGGACCGGGATTTTCGCCTCCTTCTCTGTTCCCAGGAACCTTGGCTTCCAGTGAAAGCCGCTGCAGCAGCTCCACGGCTGGAGCCTGTCctttatttctgtctcttttttgggggggggggggggggagctgtGTTGTTcgaacaacaaaaccccacagccaGCCTCAGACGGGGTAAAAAGCTCGTTAATAAACGGCCCCATAGTCCTGGCCCGAAGGAGTCGGGTCCCTTTCAACTGGCACCCGTCGGGCCGATCAATCCCCGTCCCCATTTTGCGGTGTGCCCACACCTCCCATTAAGAACTGTGCCCGTGGCTCCTGcattggggtggggggggagaaTATGCCATCGAACAAGCCCCACAGAGGAGCAAGAGCGGGGAGGATGGCAGAGGGGAACCAGAGGGACCCGCTGCCAAACGGGTGCCATCGCCTCCACAACCAAATGAGGCCCTTTCcagcaaggaaagggagagcGAGGGCCTCGCTCCTGCAGCGCAACCCACGTGGAAGCCCGCGAAGTCcattttcagcaggaaaaggctCCAAGTTAGCTCAGCCCCGGCAGGCCAGGCCACGCTACCCCACCTTGAGTGTATGGTGTCCAGTTCAAGTTTCAGCAAGCATCTGTCAGAGTTATTTTTGCAAGTCAAATTACACAGATCTAAAGAGAAGTCAGGCGATAGAACAAGGAGATCAATTCAAGCCCCTCATCTGATAAAACATCCTATTCATAATCGCCTACATTAAAATAAACGAGTATTAATTCTTGGCAACACAAAACCAGAGGACTGCGATAAGCCTGCCTGAACTTGCCTCTGGGACACAGTGGATGcatcttctctttttaattaGTAGTAATCAGACATGGGGGTTTGTTTGATGGTGTTGGTCGAGTGATGAATCCGTACTATTCAGTGCATCTGAACAGTAGTGTCAATTTTTCCACTTCAAACGCGACTCTTTCCCTAACACCGTTCTGCTCTACTTAATTACAGCTCTGCCAGGCCTAGGCTTGTTGCTTAGGACGATGACCAAAAAGCACCATtaacacacccccccccccccatgtctgagtttttagcatttctctttgaaaacatGCCCAAAACTATCAAAGCCGCAGCCCCCATTCCTCAAAGACACTGCGGGCTGTCTCCTCTGCTTGACTGACACAGCCACGTATCAGGACAGGCGCTGCACTGCCAGAGTAACTCAGCCTAAACTCCATCCCTTTAGAGGAAGGAGGTTGCCATACTTTTGCACACCTTCAGCACAGTCCCCATCTCTCCCAACAGAAGTCAAGTTTCACAACATGAGCAAACTTGTAACATTTGGTGGctgattttctcttttagaaaggaaggcaaaaagtGCAACTTTTTGGCCATCggggagaaggaaaaacttGGGTTAACTCTTGACATTTACTGTAAATGAGGAGCCAGAagcatttaaacaaaacacagtttgTTTTAACCGAGCATTTGTGTTGTGCCGGGAAGGtatggggcttttttgttggtttgggtacttttttaattactgaatGTTGAAATAGAACACCTCCTTGAAGCATTCATGTGCATCAGTCTATCAAACCATTTACTCAAATTAAATGTGTAATCCTTCAAAATGCCTCCTTTTAAATTAATGAGTTTAAGTAGCTTGAGTTCACCTGAAAAGATCGCATGGGCACCTGACCTCATGAATTCTTCCTATTAATTATATTGGGAACTTGTTGGAAGGGATACTCTGCGTAATCCTACTGTACCCCAACAGATGTGAGATTAATCAGGCTTAGTTCCCCCTACCCAAATCAGTGGCATTTAAAGCAAACGGCCTGAAAAACGAGAGAGACAAGAAATAAAGAGCAGTAGCACATCCCTCTGCTCCCATCCCCTGCATTCTCTATACTGGAAGTTAAGGAAAAATGTCGGTTCCACACTCCCCTGTATCAACGTGAAGACAAACACTGTGCCACTGCTTTTGGCTATAAGTAGAATCGGTGGCCCTCCGACTGACGGTTAATCAGCTCTTTCAGAAGGAGAACAGAGAATGAGTCATTCTGTTTCCACTCAAAGGAGTTTAAAGGTGCTTATGTAAATATCATAATTAATCAGATACTAAAGGCAGGCATTTCATTATTTAGCACCTCTGCCACAGCCTTATTTAAGCCCTA from Lathamus discolor isolate bLatDis1 chromosome 3, bLatDis1.hap1, whole genome shotgun sequence encodes the following:
- the LMO4 gene encoding LIM domain transcription factor LMO4; the protein is MVNPGGSSQPPPVTAGSLSWKRCAGCGGKIADRFLLYAMDSYWHSRCLKCSCCQAQLGDIGTSCYTKSGMILCRNDYIRLFGNSGACSACGQSIPASELVMRAQGNVYHLKCFTCSTCRNRLVPGDRFHYINGSLFCEHDRPTALINGHLNSLQSNPLLPDQKVC